The Arachis ipaensis cultivar K30076 chromosome B05, Araip1.1, whole genome shotgun sequence nucleotide sequence CACATTGGTTCCACGCTTGAATCCACCAACTCCAAAATTTCGTCAAGAGTAGGATATAGTGGCATGCGAGTCAAGTTAGGACAGTACTGGATCTGTAAACTTGATATGCAGCTGAAGATGATTGAGTTTCTGCTTTCTCCATCAGTGTAATTATCGTTTCTCCACCAACTTTTGAGTTTAGGACAGTCCCAGAGTGTTAGCTTCTTCAACGATGGAAAATCCGGTTGAACGCTGTCGTCACATTTTTCTGCAATGAATCTCAGAGAATGCATCCTCCGAAGCTCGAGAACCTTGAGGCATGGAAGTTTATCCAGCCGGGGGAGAGGTTCCGGTGTGGAACAGTTGTACAAACTGAGCTTGACGAGGCAATCGAGGGAAGGAATCCAGCTAGGAAATTTGTCACCTTTGTAGCCTACAACGTGTAGTTCGGTCAGATTCGTATGCGGTTCAAGAACTTGCAGCGCTTTTTCCTGGTCCTGCTCGTTTCCCTTATCGTGTTGATCCAACCTAAAAGTGAGTCGGCGAAGGTGCTCTTTTTGGTTCATCCATTTTGATGAATAATCTTGGAGTTTCAACCTCTCCGGGTACATAATTTCCAAGTGCCCCCTCAACTGGTTGAGATCCTTGAGTTCCTCATGGCATGCCATAGGTTCGTTCTTTCCAACAACAAAAAGGGACAAAGTTTGAAGAGAAGTCAGGTTGTTTATTCCACGCGGCATGCTCTGAATATTAACGCAACCATCAATGTGAAGGTGTGTGAGCTTAGTTAGATCCTTCAAGTCCTTGGGCAACTCCTTGAGGATGTGACACCGGGAAAGTTTCAGCGTCTTCAATTGGGAAAGCTTGGTAATGGAATTGGGAAGCTTCTCTATGTTATTATGGGAAAGATCAAGATATGTTAAGTCCTTCAGCTTTCCAATTGAGCTCGGAACCATATTCATCCCCAAATGTTGCAGATCCAACACGCACAGGGCCTTGCAAGTGGACAACACCTTATCCCAAGTGTACTCATTCATGCGCTCCGCTTGCTGGTTGCCAAGTACAAGAGGAGACTCAACCATTGCATGAAAAAGAATGGTCCTCAGATCCTTCGCTCTCTTCTCCTCCTTAAGGAACAAATCAAGTTTCGAAACGGAATCGACTAACCTCATATCAAACGATGCTCGTAGAAGCGGCTCCTCCTCCACGCCGGTGGTGATAAACTCGTCTTTCTTTTTCTTGGCGACAAAGCATGCCAGCTCCTGCATGTAAGGGTGCACTCTGCAGCTCTTCACTACGCCGTCACCATCCTCCTCTCGTTTCACGTCTTGGAATATACCCGAGTCAACGAAGTCATTGATAACCTCACGCCAAGATTCTTTCGGCGGGACGAACCCTTCGGCGATCCAGAGATGAATTAATCTATCAGCATGGATCAAATAGTCATCAGGGAAAAGGGACAAATAAGCAACTAACTGTACAGCAAGAGGCTGGAGACGAAACTGAAGCCATTCGCTGAGTTTATCTTTTTCGAGAGTCCCGGCCCTGGACTCGAGAAATTTCGACACAAGCTTTGTTGCTAGAGGTGAGACTCCAAGGCAGTTGTGcagaatttcttttatttcttcctTGTGTTTGTTACTGCTTCGGAGACTTGTGAACAGAGACCAACTCTGTTCTTCATCGAGCCCCGCCAAGGAAAAAACATGCATAGCTTCGTCACCAAAACTCTGCCATGTGCGACGTGTAGTTACGATTATTGCTCCTGCTCCAACGGAGACAGCATGCTTCCTTAACTCGCTCACTGTTGATTCACTAATCTCAGCTCTTAAATCGTCAAGCACAAGCAAGGACGGGTTCCCGCCGGATGTCGCCGCCGCCTTTACAGGTCCTGCAATGGATGCCAGCTCATCAAATGTTTTGCCAGCGGCATTTAACCAAATCGGCGATCCGAAACGGTCTTTGACTTTGTCGTCTTCGCAAACGAGGAGAGCAAGTGTTGTCTTCCCTATTCCTGCAATCCCCGTAATGGCAACCACAGGAGGAACACCGTTTTCACCAGCAGGTTCTTTCAGCAGTATTTCTATGATctctttttcttccctttctctATGGATTGCTCCGACTATGTTGCTTTTCTCCAGCAAGTCGTCGTATTCCGAATTTTTCTTTTCGGATCCCATCCGAAACCGGAAAATACTTCTGATCATGCTGCTGCTGATGCTGCTGCTGCTTTTTTTTCCTCCGTCACccatgctgctgctgctgcttttTTTTCCTCCGTCACCCATGCTGCTgctgcttttttttttcctttggttTTTTGGTTTGTGTTCGTGCTTGAATAAGAAAAGTCACTATTCATACTCTACTACGGGTTAAGCTAAGGAAATACATGGAGCCAGTACTTTGACATAAGTGTTTGTTTTTAAAGATATAATCGAACATATAACGTGCaatattatgtttggatatataNNNNNNNNNNNNNNNNNNNNNNNNAGAACGATAAAAAAGAATGAATTATCCAAcccaataaaaaattatataaaaaataaagagtACCTGAACAAAAAAAGAAGGAGAACGTAAAGATAGAGAAAAAGCATAGtactaggggccagcaactttgttaaattctggccagcatgtaacgaGCAAAGAAAAGTGAGGATGAAATCCCACatcaatctcataccattaaaaccatcattgatggttatttgatggctataaatcacaaaagttgctggcccctagcattcctcataaaaaatatctatggaaaaaaaaaaacaaatcatAAAAAAAGTCCGTGTCCCTCTTCCAAATCACGTGTTCATTATTGTCCTTCGGTAAAAAAGtaaacacaaaaatataaaaaactgtcTCGGAGACAATGTGTTAAGTGTCCATGTCTCTGCTTCCAAATACTTTTTAGAAAAGTCTAGGGGGCTAGCAATTTTATCATATTCTGGCCAGTATGTAACCATCAAAGAAGAGTgagccattagatgaaatctcatattaatcttacaccattaaaagccttattgatggctatttgatggttaTAAAtcccaaaagttgctggccctctaGCATTCCTCATACTTTTTAAAGATGTCTCTGTGTCCTGTCtccgaaaacaaacgctacctaatttATTCCacaattaaattatcaaaatagtatttaaaaaattgtatcaataaaaataatttaaaaatattaaatatattctgaaaataaattttaaaaattagattttaatataaatttttataattattattaaaaaataagatttttttatttttaaaatttaataattttatgtcaagtaaattttttaaaaaggtttttttattttgatttaccNNNNNNNNNNNNNNNNNNNNNNNNNNNNNNNNNNNNNNNNNNNAAAAAGACCGAATTTTTTTGAATACCAAATTAACAATTAAATAGTTAACCCTTATTCAATTTACTCTCAATTTGGTGAGCAATCAATATCAGGTACCAGAATATGTTGTTCAACCACGTGTAATTAGGTACTAAAATGACAACTAGTGACATATAGCATATCGATGTAGATAGCAGTATCACGTGGCATAATTCAGTTTGTTCAGGTGTCACACAATAATTTGTCTATGTATTATTAATAGGATGTCCTTATTAATATGTTATTATCGTAATAGTAGGATATAATATTTAAAGTTatcttatataataaaatagtatctataattttatatatataatatttattattaaaattatataattattctaataataattaaaaaatgttaCGTAAGACAAGTTTAAactatttgaattaattttttattattacaattgatttaattttatccttaataTTCCTAAAATTTGCTAAATAACTCAATTTAtttcataaaattaaaaatcatgaATCTAAGTGGTCCATAAATCAATCTTTTTTCTTAACTTACtaatttttcatatatttttctcACATAACTTAAAGTAAAATTCTTAtcacataataaaaaatatttcaaaaaacttACAATTAATATAGCAATTTATTTNNNNNNNNNNNNNNNNNNNNNNNNNNNNNNNNNNNNNNNNNNNNNNNNNNNNNNNNNNNNNNNNNNNNNNNNNNNNNNNNNNNNNNNNNNNNNNNNNNNNNNNNNNNNNNNNNNNNNNNNNNNNNNNNNNNNNNNNNNNNNNNNNNNNNNNNNNNNNNNNNNNNNNNNNNNNNNNNNNNNNNNNNNNNNNNNNNNNNNNNNNNNNNNNNNNNNNNNNNNNNNNNNNNNNNNNNNNNNNNNNNNNNNNNNNNNNNNNNNNNNNNNNNNNNNNNNNNNNNNNNNNNNNNNNNNNNNNNNNNNNNNNNNNNNNNNNNNNNNNNNNNNNNNNNNNNNNNNNNNNNNNNNNNNNNNNNNNNNNNNNNNNNNNNNNNNNNNNNNNNNNNNNNNNNNNNNNNNNNNNNNNNNNNNNNNNNNNNNNNNNNNNNNNNNNNNNNNNNNNNNNNNNNNNNNNNNNNNNNNNNNNNNNNNNNNNNNNNNNNNNNNNNNNNNNNNNNNNNNNNNNNNNNNNNNNNNNNNNNNNNNNNNNNNNNNNNNNNNNNNNNNNNNNNNNNNNNNNNNNNNNNNNNNNNNNNNNNNNNNNNNNNNNNNNNNNNNNNNNNNNNNNNNNNNNNNNNNNNNNNNNNNNNNNNNNNNNNNNNNNNNNNNNNNNNNNNNNNNNNNNNNNNNNNNNNNNNNNNNNNNNNNNNNNNNNNNNNNNNNNNNNNNNNNNNNNNNNNNNNNNNNNNNNNNNNNNNNNNNNNNNNNNNNNNNNNNNNNNNNNNNNNNNNNNNNNNNNNNNNNNNNNNNNNNNNNNNNNNNNNNNNNNNNNNNNNNNNNNNNNNNNNNNNNNNNNNNNNNNNNNNNNNNNNNNNNNNNNNNNNNNNNNNNNNNNNNNNNNNNNNNNNNNNNNNNNNNNNNNNNNNNNNNNNNNNNNNNNNNNNNNNNNNNNNNNNNNNNNNNNNNNNNNNNNNNNNNNNNNNNNNNNNNNNNNNNNNNNNNNNNNNNNNNNNNNNNNNNNNNNNNNNNNNNNNNNNNNNNNNNNNNNNNNNNNNNNNNNNNNNNNNNNNNNNNNNNNNNNNNNNNNNNNNNNNNNNNNNNNNNNNNNNNNNNNNNNNNNNNNNNNNNNNNNNNNNNNNNNNNNNNNNNNNNNNNNNNNNNNNNNNNNNNNNNNNNNNNNNNNNNNNNNNNNNNNNNNNNNNNNNNNNNNNNNNNNNNNNNNNNNNNNNNNNNNNNNNNNNNNNNNNNNNNNNNNNNNNNNNNNNNNNNNNNNNNNNNNNNNNNNNNNNNNNNNNNNNNNNNNNNNNNNNNNNNNNNNNNNNNNNNNNNNNNNNNNNNNNNNNNNNNNNNNNNNNNNNNNNNNNNNNNNNNNNNNNNNNNNNNNNNNNNNNNNNNNNNNNNNNNNNNNNNNNNNNNNNNNNNNNNNNNNNNNNNNNNNNNNNNNNNNNNNNNNNNNNNNNNNNNNNNNNNNNNNNNNNNNNNNNNNNNNNNNNNNNNNNNNNNNNNNNNNNNNNNNNNNNNNNNNNNNNNNNNNNNNNNNNNNNNNNNNNNNNNNNNNNNNNNNNNNNNNNNNNNNNNNNNNNNNNNNNNNNNNNNNNNNNNNNNNNNNNNNNNNNNNNNNNNNNNNNNNNNNNNNNNNNNNNNNNNNNNNNNNNNNNNNNNNNNNNNNNNNNNNNNNNNNNNNNNNNNNNNNNNNNNNNNNNNNNNNNNNNNNNNNNNNNNNNNNNNNNNNNNNNNNNNNNNNNNNNNNNNNNNNNNNNNNNNNNNNNNNNNNNNNNNNNNNNNNNNNNNNNNNNNNNNNNNNNNNNNNNNNNNNNNNNNNNNNNNNNNNNNNNNNNNNNNNNNNNNNNNNNNNNNNNNNNNNNNNNNNNNNNNNNNNNNNNNNNNNNNNNNNNNNNNNNNNNNNNNNNNNNNNNNNNNNNNNNNNNNNNNNNNNNNNNNNNNNNNNNNNNNNNNNNNNNNNNNNNNNNNNNNNNNNNNNNNNNNNNNNNNNNNNNNNNNNNNNNNNNNNNNNNNNNNNNNNNNNNNNNNNNNNNNNNNNNNNNNNNNNNNNNNNNNNNNNNNNNNNNNNNNNNNNNNNNNNNNNNNNNNNNNNNNNNNNNNNNNNNNNNNNNNNNNNNNNNNNNNNNNNNNNNNNNNNNNNNNNNNNNNNNNNNNNNNNNNNNNNNNNNNNNNNNNNNNNNNNNNNNNNNNNNNNNNNNNNNNNNNNNNNNNNNNNNNNNNNNNNNNNNNNNNNNNNNNNNNNNNNNNNNNNNNNNNNNNNNNNNNNNNNNNNNNNNNNNNNNNNNNNNNNNNNNNNNNNNNNNNNNNNNNNNNNNNNNNNNNNNNNNNNNNNNNNNNNNNNNNNNNNNNNNNNNNNNNNNNNNNNNNNNNNNNNNNNNNNNNNNNNNNNNNNNNNNNNNNNNNNNNNNNNNNNNNNNNNNNNNNNNNNNNNNNNNNNNNNNNNNNNNNNNNNNNNNNNNNNNNNNNNNNNNNNNNNNNNNNNNNNNNNNNNNNNNNNNNNNNNNNNNNNNNNNNNNNNNNNNNNNNNNNNNNNNNNNNNNNNNNNNNNNNNNNNNNNNNNNNNNNNNNNNNNNNNNNNNNNNNNNNNNNNNNNNNNNNNNNNNNNNNNNNNNNNNNNNNNNNNNNNNNNNNNNNNNNNNNNNNNNNNNNNNNNNNNNNNNNNNNNNNNNNNNNNNNNNNNNNNNNNNNNNNNNNNNNNNNNNNNNNNNNNNNNNNNNNNNNNNNNNNNNNNNNNNNNNNNNNNNNNNNNNNNNNNNNNNNNNNNNNNNNNNNCTATCTTTTAAATTTAACACAAATAATTTGTATATTGAAGAGCCAACAACATTTGATTTTAGTATGTAAGCAAAATCGATCCACTAATGATcactaatataaaaatttttcttttgattttggaGCGTTGATAATTGATTATTAGGATTTAAAGTTTTGTACAAAAAGAAAATTGAGGAGAAGAAGtgttaaaagaaaattttagatTTGTTTTTCTAACACATGAAAAAAACTATGACTTAACTAGTAAAATTCATTTTGTATACTATTAGTGTCAAATTTAATGGTAGGATAACATTAAATCTATTTAAATCTTTTTAGAATAgaaataaaatgtttaaaatgTTAGAAACCTACCAAATTAAGATTTATCTCAAATATTAGAGATCAAAATAGTATTTTACCCAACAAAAATATCGAATAATGATACAATAAACTCCTAATAATATTAGATAACTTCTAATATTGGCATATAAATATTTTAGTGAAATCATTGTCGTCCCTCATTTTCTGTTTGTACTTAAATCAATTGATAATGGTTTTCTCTCACTTCTATTTTTTGCTTATTTTCTTTGACAGTGAttaagaaaatatgaaaaaaattattctatttttgatattatttttgtttttgttcttttaccaatgaaaatataattaaatatttaaaataataaaattatatattacgatttatttgagtaaataaataatttattttatttaaataaaaaaagaccACAGCAATGCCCTCAATAATTGAAAAGTTTGTAAAACGAAGTTTCTCAATAAACTTTTGTTGGCACTCATTGCACAACTTTTCAAATTTTAGCTGGGGTCACAAGTCACACAACAGGATATTGTAAACAAATATAATAGAGTAAATTATCATTTTGTCGCTAATATTTTTCACACGACGGATGAAGCGGTGTATTTCACTTATATAAGTTTAAATTAGGGTATTCTACAAATataatacataacataaattataAGTACCGATTTGTATAACCAAAAAAATTGTGACTCacaatttttgatttttttttcctatttAAAATTATNNNNNNNNNNNTTTTTACtcgcaattttttttttatcttacatACCTCTGATATTATCATATTACACCAAAAATCATAATATTAACAAAAATTACCAAAAATAAtccaatacaaaaaaaattagcctcattttgcattttaaaaatttacattttagttttttaaagataattttaGATTGACAAAATCTATTAAGTGTAGGACGATAAACTCAAAAATAGAAATTATATTTTGACAGTTTTTTATAAATTACCTTAAAAAATGAAATATATTTGTTCTCCAAATTTAGTAATTTTTACAATCATTTATATCTcttggtattttttttatttgaatagaaAAAAGTTCAATAACAATTGGAAANNNNNNNNNNNNNNNNNNNNNNNNNNNNNNNNNNNNNATAAATTCTCAAAaattgaagaaataaaaaaattattatatattttttcaaaaGTGTTTTTAGATATAAAATATTGATACAATTTTTTTAACTATTATTAGAAAATCacatatttttatctttaaaaattagtaattttatgtTAAATTGTGCTTCATTTGGTTTTATCTGCTGCTTTTGAATGAATGCTGGACAGAGCAGACCCTTAAACTCCATTTAGAAATTATTGGTTCTATGGTTTCATGCATAGACACATCGGATTCAGTTGGAAGCAGGCTATTTTTATGCTTTAGAGTGATGATACTACGATATACCTGTAATTTTTATTAGATGCGGCCATTTTAATTCACTTTCACAAATTCCTTTTTGTTTTTGCCGAGCATTCCTTCTATTGCCAAAAAATCTTCTATTGCTTTAATAATGCCTGCGGTGTCAGATAAGTGGGTGGGAACTACCACCTGAGTAGTATATAATGTAGAAGATCCAAGAGCATTTACCTGAGTTAGCAATTGGTGCATTAATTGACAAGGTGAGGCTGCATATAAGAGGTGTCAGATAAGTGGGTGGGAACtaccaaataaaaataaacaagagCTGTCAGATAAGTGGGTGGGAATCACCAAATGAAAATAAATACATTGGTGTCGTAGAGAAATGCCTGAGTTTGTGCAAGTTATTATGGGTGTATTTGGTTTTGCGTCGTAAGAAAGAGAAGCGCGTTTCTTCATCTTCATATTTGATAacgtcaccaaaaaaaatatttgataatgtTTTTATCATTTAAATGTTAAATAATTTCTATCTTCAACCCACGTTTATCAAAAGTTATAAATTCTAGTTTTTTATTACGTTATATTAAAATTTATGTTCTATATACTAATTATATCCTTCACTATTCGTATGTTTTTTTTATAACATTATTTTTAATATTCTCTtatgtatattattattttttaatttatatgagttcttttattgttattgttattttttttgtatggaatattttttttactttgtatTATGATTCTATTAATTCtattaaaatattaaagataactgaaaatactaaaaaaatattaaaatttatttaaatatctaaaataaaattataagataatatcaaataattatttaaattcatgttcttttctttaattttttatctaaaaagattttgaataatgtaattcaaataatatttaatttattataatttattttgaataaaaatcacNNNNNNNNNNNNNNNNNNNNNNNNNNNNNNNNNNNNNNNNNNNNNNNNNNNNNNNNNNNNNNNNNNNNNNNNNNNNNNNNNNNNNNNNNNNNNNNNNNNNNNNNNNNNNNNNNNNNNNNNNNNNNNNNNNNNNNNNNNNNNNNNNNNNNNNNNNNNNNNNNNNNNNNNNNNNNNNNNNNNNNNNNNNNNNNNNNNNNNNNNNNNNNNNNNNNNNNNNNNNNNNNNNNNNNNNNNNNNNNNNNNNNNNNNNNNNNNNNNNNNNNNNNNNNNNNNNNNNNNNNNNNNNNNNNNNNNNNNNNNNNNNNNNNNNNNNNNNNNNNNNNNNNNNNNNNNNNNNNNNNNNNNNNNNNNNNNNNNNNNNNNNNNNNNNNNNNNNNNNNNNNNNNNNNNNNNNNNNNNNNNNNNNNNNNNNNNNNNNNNNNNNNNNNNNNNNNNNNNNNNNNNNNNNNNNNNNNNNNNNNNNNNNNNNNNNNNNNNNNNNNNNNNNNNNNNNNNNNNNNNNNNNNNNNNNNNNNNNNNNNNNNNNNNNNNNNNNNNNNNNNNNNNNNNNNNNNNNNNNNNNNNNNNNNNNNNNNNNNNNNNNNNNNNNNNNNNNNNNNNNNNNNNNNNNNNNNNNNNNNNNNNNNNNNNNNNNNNNNNNNNNNNNNNNNNNNNNNNNNNNNNNNNNNNNNNNNNNNNNNNNNNNNNNNNNNNNNNNNNNNNNNNNNNNNNNNNNNNNNNNNNNNNNNNNNNNNNNNNNNNNNNNNNNNNNNNNNNNNNNNNNNNNNNNNNNNNNNNNNNNNNNNNNNNNNNNNNNNNNNNNNNNNNNNNNNNNNNNNNNNNNNNNNNNNNNNNNNNNNNNNNNNNNNNNNNNNNNNNNNNNNNNNNNNNNNNNNNNNNNNNNNNNNNNNNNNNNNNNNNNNNNNNNNNNNNNNNNNNNNNNNNNNNNNNNNNNNNNNNNNNNNNNNNNNNNNNNNNNNNNNNNNNNNNNNNNNNNNNNNNNNNNNNNNNNNNNNNNNNNNNNNNNNNNNNNNNNNNNNNNNNNNNNNNNNNNNNNNNNNNNNNNNNNNNNNNNNNNNNNNNNNNNNNNNNNNNNNNNNNNNNNNNNNNNNNNNNNNNNNNNNNNNNNNNNNNNNNNNNNNNNNNNNNNNNNNNNNNNNNNNNNNNNNNNNNNNNNNNNNNNNNNNNNNNNNNNNNNNNNNNNNNNNNNNNNNNNNNNNNNNNNNNNNNNNNNNNNNNNNNNNNNNNNNNNNNNNNNNNNNNNNNNNNNNNNNNNNNNNNNNNNNNNNNNNNNNNNNNNNNNNNNNNNNNNNNNNNNNNNNNNNNNNNNNNNNNNNNNNNNNNNNNNNNNNNNNNNNNNNNNNNNNNNNNNNNNNNNNNNNNNNNNNNNNNNNNNNNNNNNNNNNNNNNNNNNNNNNNNNNNNNNNNNNNNNNNNNNNNNNNNNNNNNNNNNNNNNNNNNNNNNNNNNNNNNNNNNNNNNNNNNNNNNNNNNNNNNNNNNNNNNNNNNNNNNNNNNNNNNNNNNNNNNNNNNNNNNNNNNNNNNNNNNNNNNNNNNNNNNNNNNNNNNNNNNNNNNNNNNNNNNNNNNNNNNNNNNNNNNNNNNNNNNNNNNNNNNNNNNNNNNNNNNNNNNNNNNNNNNNNNNNNNNNNNNNNNNNNNNNNNNNNNNNNNNNNNNNNNNNNNNNNNNNNNNNNNNNNNNNNNNNNNNNNNNNNNNNNNNNNNNNNNNNNNNNNNNNNNNNNNNNNNNNNNNNNNNNNNNNNNNNNNNNNNNNNNNNNNNNNNNNNNNNNNNNNNNNNNNNNNNNNNNNNNNNNNNNNNNNNNNNNNNNNNNNNNNNNNNNNNNNNNNNNNNNNNNNNNNNNNNNNNNNNNNNNNNNNNNNNNNNNNNNNNNNNNNNNNNNNNNNNNNNNNNNNNNNNNNNNNNNNNNNNNNNNNNNNNNNNNNNNNNNNNNNNNNNNNNNNNNNNNNNNNNNNNNNNNNNNNNNNNNNNNNNNNNNNNNNNNNNNNNNNNNNNNNNNNNNNNNNNNNNNNNNNNNNNNNNNNNNNNNNNNNNNNNNNNNNNNNNNNNNNNNNNNNNNNNNNNNNNNNNNNNNNNNNNNNNNNNNNNNNNNNNNNNNNNNNNNNNNNNNNNNNNNNNNNNNNNNNNNNNNNNNNNNNNNNNNNNNNNNNNNNNNNNNNNNNNNNNNNNNNNNNNNNNNNNNNNNNNNNNNNNNNNNNNNNNNNNNNNNNNNNNNNNNNNNNNNNNNNNNNNNNNNNNNNNNNNNNNNNNNNNNNNNNNNNNNNNNNNNNNNNNNNNNNNNNNNNNNNNNNNNNNNNNNNNNNNNNNNNNNNNNNNNNNNNNNNNNNNNNNNNNNNNNNNNNNNNNNNNNNNNNNNNNNNNNNNNNNNNNNNNNNNNNNNNNNNNNNNNNNNNNNNNNNNNNNNNNNNNNNNNNNNNNNNNNNNNNNNNNNNNNNNNNNNNNNNNNNNNNNNNNNNNNNNNNNNNNNNNNNNNNNNNNNNNNNNNNNNNNNNNNNNNNNNNNNNNNNNNNNNNNNNNNNNNNNNNNNNNNNNNNNNNNNNNNNNNNNNNNNNNNNNNNNNNNNNNNNNNNNNNNNNNNNNNNNNNNNNNNNNNNNNNNNNNNNNNNNNNNNNNNNNNNNNNNNNNNNNNNNNNNNNNNNNNNNNNNNNNNNNNNNNNNNNNNNNNNNNNNNNNNNNNNNNNNNNNNNNNNNNNNNNNNNNNNNNNNNNNNNNNNtctaaatatttaaaataaaattataagataacataaaataattatttaaatcttttctattttctaaaatttttcatctaaaagtaaTTTTGAATAATGTAACACAAATAATATTTAGTTTATTATAATTCATTTTGAATACCAAACATAAAATAtccttttctaaaatttttcatctaaaagtaaTTTTGAATAATGTAACACAAATAATATTTAGTTTATTATAAttcattttgaataaaaattaccaaacataaatcatgttatACTAACTCACTTTttgatcaaaatcaattttatataaaccTCTATTTGTAAACGTTAATCTAAACACACACTACATCATTTCGTGATGACACATTTAATGTCACATGGACATGGTAAAGTCTCATGAAAGAGGAACCATATGGAAAGGACAGGCGTACTGGGGACTGGCATGTCTTTCCCACAACCACATGTATCACGATTTGAAGCAATATCATCTTGGAGCTCGGCAAATCGGGTGTTTCTGGAGCTTTTTGTTTTCCGGTCTTCATTGTCATCATATCTTCTGGGTGGCCTCATATGTTGAACAAACTTTAGTAGTTTTCCATCTTAAACTATTTGTTTTAACGCATCCTTTAAATCTATACAATCTTTAGTTTGGTGACCATAAGACTTATGTTTGGTTGGATCTGTCTTGCCTTAGGTAGAACATCCCTCTGCACTTGTTGATAAACCTTAGTCAACGAAATACCAAAAGGGTATTGGTGAACTTTTCAACTCGTGGTGTTGTAGCCTTCGGCGTA carries:
- the LOC107642364 gene encoding putative disease resistance protein RGA4; this encodes MGSEKKNSEYDDLLEKSNIVGAIHREREEKEIIEILLKEPAGENGVPPVVAITGIAGIGKTTLALLVCEDDKVKDRFGSPIWLNAAGKTFDELASIAGPVKAAATSGGNPSLLVLDDLRAEISESTVSELRKHAVSVGAGAIIVTTRRTWQSFGDEAMHVFSLAGLDEEQSWSLFTSLRSSNKHKEEIKEILHNCLGVSPLATKLVSKFLESRAGTLEKDKLSEWLQFRLQPLAVQLVAYLSLFPDDYLIHADRLIHLWIAEGFVPPKESWREVINDFVDSGIFQDVKREEDGDGVVKSCRVHPYMQELACFVAKKKKDEFITTGVEEEPLLRASFDMRLVDSVSKLDLFLKEEKRAKDLRTILFHAMVESPLVLGNQQAERMNEYTWDKVLSTCKALCVLDLQHLGMNMVPSSIGKLKDLTYLDLSHNNIEKLPNSITKLSQLKTLKLSRCHILKELPKDLKDLTKLTHLHIDGCVNIQSMPRGINNLTSLQTLSLFVVGKNEPMACHEELKDLNQLRGHLEIMYPERLKLQDYSSKWMNQKEHLRRLTFRLDQHDKGNEQDQEKALQVLEPHTNLTELHVVGYKGDKFPSWIPSLDCLVKLSLYNCSTPEPLPRLDKLPCLKVLELRRMHSLRFIAEKCDDSVQPDFPSLKKLTLWDCPKLKSWWRNDNYTDGESRNSIIFSCISSLQIQYCPNLTRMPLYPTLDEILELVDSSVEPMWDTIYYEESGTGSKEEKVVPFSKLKCMFIASIQKFPPERWLVKFTSLEKLHIRDCLQLEALPSGFKHLRSLQSLTIETCPVLDLDQSPDEWEGLEKLNSLIIREIPKLKSLPMGLKKVKSLREIRLHDCARLTSLLEEIGNLTSLVRLEICQCENLASLPKEIGKLKSLDTLIIKDCPLLMPRCQPDTGNDWPKIAHVKNIVVKQTSQRLWAGKLRM